In one Brienomyrus brachyistius isolate T26 chromosome 12, BBRACH_0.4, whole genome shotgun sequence genomic region, the following are encoded:
- the ky gene encoding kyphoscoliosis peptidase, whose translation MDRLVGCAVSTSVNPCRQDDIINNNNTEMTEDSHTQNNQGSHDLEAHDTSVLPVLSGVLPEEGSQASLKTERGMEVVHRQWKLEVLGNKNAKTNSSSTDGVQSKRTVFEKWASKGQDAQRPLAKRQLSVESATRSSRVLKKTAVRQQEAEPAQASVKLQTPSTPSTPRTCNSSRKTRKDLFFSTEVFQQMDAQAINEGKELREQKVFSVQAITKAITQGAKSDLEKLRAIWVWLCHNIEYDLDGYLGLSEKLCSPEKVIEAGRGVCCGYSSICQEMCREVGIECLEVPGHGKGIDYQQSQSYQNIGSNHMWNTVQLGGHWYLLDACWGAGKVDIKKKAFIKRYDDFYFLADPEDFIDSHYPVEQKWQLLDTPITLEEFEKRVFKTSQFYRLGLKLIKPRHSLLVTEGGEATVSMGFSLPLDFTYQISQQGGGEPSDVSSSFGLLTVTQLSMQLRLLPPTKGTYDIMVFARPSGSSSSFSWVCSFLLECPEPKAMEELPENPFQSWGLQPSASCLGLGHCNLGAEPAMVESGALELQLHTLRPLMMICELIHKDLDQMLAKRCLATQIQPNLLTCHIVCPYRGFYRLSVFVRDYERVEDSFQNAGNFLLCCTRNPINLNQLFPLTLSSSCGPGIRTIDAGLSKFSHMGAIISTQQGKCNITFHSPPELDLHAVLTRELHKQPAQPLLRHVFFTYTDSKVTLCVTLPKAGIYRLGLYGKNTPGPDFRLLCDFVLRNSSDVSWPQFPCTYSAWKKGCVLFEPRGGLLEPQSQVHFRVRVPGAQRVVVVGETQTDLRLNKSRVWEGEAFTGSPGSQLKLASSSGGEATEMAVMMVFDVLSQSNEE comes from the exons ATGGACAGGCTGGTAGGATGTGCTGTCTCCACAAG CGTCAACCCATGTAGACAAGATGacatcatcaacaacaacaacacagAGATGACAGAGGACTCGCATACGCAGAACAACCAAGGTAGCCATGACCTAGAAGCCCACGACACCAGTGTGCTACCAGTGTTATCTGGGGTTTTGCCTGAGGAGGGTTCCCAGGCATCGCTGAAGACTGAGCGGGGCATGGAAGTGGTCCACCGGCAGTGGAAACTGGAAGtgctggggaacaaaaatgccaAGACAAACTCTTCATCTACAGATGGTGTACAGTCTAAGCGGACAGTGTTTGAAAAGTGGGCCTCCAAGGGACAGGACGCCCAAAGGCCCTTAGCCAAGCGGCAGCTGTCAGTGGAGAGCGCCACACGGTCCTCCAGGGTGctgaagaagactgcagtcaggcAGCAGGAAGCTGAACCCGCTCAGGCCAGTGTGAAGCTCCAGACACCCAGTACTCCTAGCACTCCCAGGACATGTAACTCCAGCAGAAAGACTCGCAAAGACCTTTTCTTCAGCACAGAAGTCTTCCAGCAAATGGACGCTCAGGCGATTAATGAAGGAAAAGAA CTGAGGGAACAGAAGGTCTTCTCAGTGCAGGCCATCACCAAGGCCATCACGCAAGGAGCGAAGAGTGATCTGGAGAAACTGCGTGCCATCTGGGTGTGGCTGTGCCACAACATCG AGTATGACTTGGATGGCTATCTGGGCCTGTCAGAGAAGCTGTGTTCCCCAGAGAAGGTCATTGAGGCCGGTCGGGGTGTCTGCTGTGGGTATTCCAGCATCTGCCAAGAGATGTGCAG GGAGGTGGGCATCGAGTGCCTGGAGGTACCAGGCCATGGAAAAGGAATTGATTACCAGCAAAGCCAAAGCTACCAGAACATTGGATCCAACCACATGTGGAACACTGTCCAACTTGGGGGACACTGGTACCTGCTGGATGCTTGTTGGGGAGCTGGAAAGGTGGATATTAAGAAGAAGGCCTTCATCAAAAG GTATGATGACTTCTACTTCCTAGCAGATCCTGAGGACTTCATTGATTCCCACTACCCGGTTGAGCAGAAATGGCAGCTGTTGGACACTCCCATCACCCTCGAGGAGTTTGAGAAGCGGGTCTTCAAGACATCACAGTTCTACAGGCTGGGTCTTAAGCTCATAAAGCCCAGGCACTCCCTCCTGGTTACAG AGGGGGGTGAGGCCACCGTGTCCATGGGATTCTCCCTTCCATTGGACTTCACTTACCAGATTAGCCAGCAGGGTGGCGGAGAGCCCAGTGATGTCAGCAGCTCATTTGGCCTACTAACGGTGACCCAGTTGAGCATGCAGTTGCGGCTGCTGCCCCCCACCAAAGGTacttatgacatcatggtgttcGCACGTCCTTCtggctcctccagctccttcagCTGGGTCTGCTCCTTCTTGCTGGAGTGCCCTGAGCCTAAGGCCATGGAGGAGCTCCCTGAGAACCCTTTCCAGTCCTGGGGACTGCAGCCCAGCGCCAGTTGCCTGGGATTAGGACACTGCAACCTTGGTGCCGAGCCAGCGATGGTGGAAAGCGGTGCACTTGAGCTGCAGCTCCACACCCTCCGGCCACTCATGATGATCTGCGAGCTGATCCATAAAGACCTGGACCAGATGCTGGCCAAGCGTTGCTTAGCAACACAGATCCAGCCCAACCTCCTCACCTGCCACATCGTCTGCCCCTACCGTGGCTTCTACCGGCTCTCTGTATTTGTTCGGGACTACGAGCGGGTCGAAGATAGTTTTCAGAACGCAGGGAACTTCTTGCTGTGTTGCACGAGGAATCCCATCAACCTCAACCAACTATTCCCGCTGACCCTCAGCTCCTCCTGCGGACCCGGCATCAGGACAATCGATGCCGGCTTGTCCAAGTTCAGCCACATGGGGGCCATCATCAGCACTCAGCAGGGCAAGTGCAACATCACCTTCCACAGCCCACCAGAGCTGGATCTGCACGCCGTGCTCACCAGAGAGCTGCACAAGCAGCCAGCGCAGCCATTGCTCCGGCATGTATTCTTCACCTACACGGACTCCAAGGTCACACTGTGTGTCACACTGCCCAAGGCCGGCATCTACAGACTGGGGCTCTATGGCAAGAACACACCCGGCCCAGACTTCAGGCTGCTGTGTGATTTCGTGCTGCGCAACTCCTCGGACGTCAGCTGGCCTCAGTTTCCCTGCACCTACTCGGCGTGGAAAAAGGGCTGCGTGCTTTTCGAGCCCCGTGGCGGCCTGCTGGAGCCGCAGTCCCAAGTGCATTTCCGAGTACGTGTCCCCGGGGCACAGAGGGTGGTCGTGGTCGGGGAGACCCAGACCGACCTGCGTCTCAATAAGAGCAGGGTGTGGGAAGGTGAGGCCTTCACTGGCAGTCCTGGGTCCCAGCTGAAACTGGCTTCCAGTTCGGGTGGAGAGGCCACTGAAATGGCTGTCATGATGGTCTTTGATGTCCTGAGCCAGAGTAATGAGGAGTGA